A genome region from Setaria italica strain Yugu1 chromosome III, Setaria_italica_v2.0, whole genome shotgun sequence includes the following:
- the LOC101769978 gene encoding E3 ubiquitin-protein ligase XB3 translates to MGHGVSCARTGDEHDYFRAAQLGDLDALAALLAADPSLARRATLYDRLSALHIAAANGRIEVLSMILDHGVPPDVVNRHKQTPLMLAAMHGKIDCVLRLLQAGANILMFDSVHARSCLHHAAYFGHVDCLQAILSAAQTTPVADSWGFARFVNVRDDHGATPLHLAARQGRPGCLQMLLENGAIVSALTGSYGFPGSTSLHLAARSGNLDCIRKLLAWGADRLQRDSAGRIPYAVALKRNHEACAALLNPSSAEPMVWPSPLKFISELDPEAKALLEAALMEANREREKKILKGTKYSLPSPSPCAAADVMDDASSEVSDAELCCICFDQACTIEVQDCGHQMCAPCTLALCCHNKPNPTTLTLPSPACPFCRGSISRLLVARTSTSSDPDPEKAVSSPQLARRRSRRSHNLSDGGSSSFKGLSSAMGSFSRIGRGSSRMVDCDSGSLDKPEHDL, encoded by the exons ATGGGGCACGGCGTCAGCTGCGCCCGCACCGGCGACGAGCACGACTACTTCCGCGCGGCGCAGCTCGGGGACCTCgacgccctcgccgcgctcctcgccgccgacccctccctcgcgcgccgcgccacgcTCTACGACCGCCTCTCCGCGCtccacatcgccgccgccaatgGGCGCATCGAG GTGCTGTCCATGATCTTGGATCACGGGGTGCCGCCGGACGTGGTGAATCGGCACAAGCAG ACTCCGCTGATGCTCGCGGCGATGCACGGCAAGATCGACTGCGTGCTCAGGCTCCTCCAGGCCGGCGCCAAT ATCTTAATGTTCGATTCGGTGCACGCGCGGAGCTGCCTGCACCACGCTGCCTACTTCGGCCATGTCGACTGCCTTCAGGCCATCCTCTCGGCGGCGCAGACCACGCCGGTGGCCGACTCATG GGGTTTCGCCCGGTTCGTCAACGTCAGGGACGACCACGGCGCCACGCCGCTGCATCTCGCGGCCAGGCAGGGGCGGCCAGGGTGCTTGCAGATGTTGCTGGAGAACGGCGCCATTGTGTCCGCTTTGACCGGCTCATACGG GTTCCCTGGTAGCACATCATTGCATCTGGCGGCTCGCAGCGGGAACCTGGATTGCATCCGGAAACTGCTTGCCTGGGGCGCAGATCGTCTCCAAAGGGACTCGGCAGG GAGGATCCCGTATGCTGTCGCGCTGAAGCGCAACCATGAAGCGTGTGCAGCTTTGCTAAACCCTTCATCAGCGGAGCCCATGGTGTGGCCTTCACCTCTAAAGTTCATCAGCGAGCTTGATCCGGAAGCAAAGGCTCTCCTGGAAGCGGCCCTGATGGAAGCCAacagggagagggagaagaagatctTGAAGGGCACGAAGTACTCTCTGCCATCTCCTTcgccttgcgccgccgccgatgttATGGATGATGCATCCTCGGAG GTGAGCGATGCAGAGCTGTGCTGCATCTGCTTCGACCAGGCCTGCACCATCGAGGTGCAGGACTGCGGGCACCAGATGTGCGCGCCGTGCACGCTGGCGCTGTGCTGCCACAACAAGCCCAACCCGACGACCCTGACACTGCCGTCGCCGGCCTGCCCATTCTGCCGCGGCAGCATCTCGCGGCTGCTGGTGGCCCGGACAAGCACGTCTAGTGACCCCGACCCTGAGAAGGCAGTCTCCTCCCCGCAGCTCGCCCGGCGGCGGTCCCGGCGGTCTCACAACCTCAGTgacggtggcagcagcagcttcaAGGGGCTCTCGTCCGCCATGGGGTCCTTCTCCAGGATCGGGCGCGGCTCAAGCCGGATGGTCGACTGCGACAGTGGCAGCCTGGACAAGCCCGAGCACGACCTGtga